A genome region from Primulina eburnea isolate SZY01 chromosome 9, ASM2296580v1, whole genome shotgun sequence includes the following:
- the LOC140840408 gene encoding mitogen-activated protein kinase kinase 5, with the protein MTPFQPPSAAKRPRRRLGLTLPLPNRDTSLAVPLPLPPAFSNSQPLEYSELERVSRIGSGAGGTVYKVLHRPSAKFYALKVMYGHHEDAVLVKICREIEILRDVDNPNIVKCHNLFDHNGEVQVLLEYMDRGSLEGTRISHEPSLSDLTRQVLSGLHYLHKRRIVHRDIKPSNLLINSRRNVKIADFGVSRFLTQTMDPCNSSVGTIAYMSPERINTDLNHGKYDGYAGDIWSLGVSILEFYLGKFPFSVGQQGDWASLMCAICMSHPPEAPASASREFRDFIACCLHRDPTKRWTAAKLLRHPFITLHVSPESITN; encoded by the coding sequence ATGACACCCTTCCAACCACCGTCTGCCGCCAAACGCCCGCGGAGGCGCCTCGGCCTAACCCTCCCTCTTCCGAATCGCGACACTTCGCTTGCTGTTCCCCTCCCTCTTCCGCCCGCATTCTCTAACTCTCAGCCTTTGGAGTATTCCGAGCTGGAGCGTGTGAGCAGGATTGGTAGCGGCGCAGGAGGTACTGTCTACAAGGTTCTCCACCGTCCCTCTGCCAAGTTCTACGCACTTAAAGTGATGTACGGCCACCACGAAGACGCTGTGCTCGTTAAGATATGCCGCGAAATCGAGATTCTCCGTGACGTCGACAATCCCAACATCGTCAAATGCCACAACCTCTTCGATCACAACGGGGAAGTTCAAGTTCTTCTGGAGTATATGGACAGAGGATCTCTGGAGGGTACACGCATCTCCCATGAACCCTCTCTATCTGATCTCACCCGACAGGTTCTCTCCGGATTGCACTACCTTCACAAGCGCAGAATCGTTCATCGTGACATCAAGCCCTCCAACTTGCTGATAAATTCACGCAGAAACGTAAAGATAGCTGATTTCGGCGTGTCCCGGTTCTTGACTCAAACGATGGACCCTTGTAATTCGTCGGTCGGAACAATAGCGTACATGAGCCCGGAAAGAATCAACACTGATCTTAATCACGGTAAATATGACGGATATGCCGGTGATATATGGAGTTTGGGAGTCAGCATTCTTGAATTTTACTTGGGAAAGTTTCCGTTTTCCGTTGGACAGCAAGGAGATTGGGCTAGTCTAATGTGTGCCATTTGTATGTCCCATCCGCCGGAGGCTCCCGCCTCCGCGAGCAGAGAGTTTCGAGATTTTATCGCTTGTTGCCTTCACAGAGATCCCACGAAGCGATGGACCGCAGCAAAGCTGTTGCGGCATCCTTTTATCACGCTGCATGTGTCGCCTGAGAGTATAACTAATTAA
- the LOC140841215 gene encoding 15-cis-phytoene desaturase, chloroplastic/chromoplastic translates to MAQFGHVSAVNLSGQNTIVNKWSTQSSWRCGCKVGQLNSISFAGSDAMGHKLRIPVARTLTRTFNWDAIRLKVVCIDYPRPELENTVNYLEAAYLSSSFRNSPRPNKPLEVVIAGAGLAGLSTAKYLADAGHKPILLEARDVLGGKVAAWKDDEGDWYETGLHIFFGAYPNIQNLFGELGINDRLQWKEHSMIFAMPNKPGEFSRFDFPDVLPAPLNGIWAILKNNEMLTWPEKVKFAIGLLPAIVGGQAYVEAQDGITVKDWMRKQGIPDRVTEEVFIAMSKALNFINPDELSMQCILIALNRFLQEKHGSKMAFLDGNPPERLCMPIVDHIESRGGQVMLNSRIQKIELNKDGNVKNFVLNNGKLIQGDAYVFATPVDILKLLVPETWKEIPYFKKLEKLVGVPVINVHIWFDRKLKNTYDHLLFSRSPLLSVYADMSVTCKEYYNPNQSMLELVFAPAEEWISRSNEEIIEATMKELAKLFPDEISADQSKAKILKYHVVKTPRSVYKTIAGSELCRPVQRSPIEGFYLAGDYTKQKYLASMEGAVLSGKLCAQAIVQDYELLATREQRKLAEASVV, encoded by the exons ATGGCCCAATTTGGACACGTTTCTGCTGTGAACTTGAGTGGACAAAACACTATAGTCAATAAATGGAGCACACAGTCATCTTGGAGATGTGGCTGCAAAGTTGGGCAGTTAAATAGCATATCCTTTGCTGGCAGTGACGCTATGGGTCATAAATTGAGGATACCTGTTGCACGTACTCTAACGAGAACTTTTAATTGGGATGCAATCCGTTTGAAA GTAGTTTGCATCGATTATCCGAGACCGGAGCTTGAAAATACAGTCAACTATTTGGAAGCTGCTTACTTATCTTCTTCATTTCGTAATTCTCCTCGTCCAAACAAGCCATTGGAGGTGGTGATTGCTGGTGCAG GTCTAGCTGGTTTGTCCACTGCAAAGTATTTGGCAGATGCAGGTCATAAACCGATATTGTTGGAAGCCAGAGATGTCTTGGGAGGAAAG GTGGCTGCCTGGAAAGATGACGAGGGGGACTGGTATGAAACTGGGCTACACATATTCT TTGGGGCATATCCGAATATTCAGAACCTGTTTGGAGAGCTGGGCATCAATGATCGATTGCAATGGAAGGAACATTCCATGATATTTGCAATGCCAAACAAGCCAGGAGAATTTAGCCGATTTGATTTTCCTGATGTTTTACCTGCACCATTAAATG GGATATGGGCCATCTTGAAGAACAATGAAATGCTTACTTGGCCAGAGAAAGTCAAGTTTGCAATTGGGCTTTTGCCAGCCATAGTTGGTGGACAGGCTTATGTTGAGGCTCAAGATGGAATAACTGTTAAAGACTGGATGAGGAAGCAA GGTATCCCAGATCGGGTGACTGAGGAGGTGTTCATAGCCATGTCAAAGGCACTGAACTTCATAAACCCTGATGAACTTTCAATGCAGTGTATTTTGATTGCTTTGAACCGATTTCTGCAG GAGAAGCATGGTTCAAAGATGGCTTTCTTGGATGGAAATCCCCCTGAAAGACTATGTATGCCCATTGTTGATCATATAGAGTCTCGAGGTGGCCAAGTCATGCTCAACTCACGAATACAAAAGATTGAGCTAAACAAAGACGGGAATGTCAAGAactttgtactaaataatggaaAATTGATACAAGGAGATGCTTATGTATTTGCAACTCCAG TTGATATCCTGAAGCTTCTTGTTCCTGAGACCTGGAAAGAGATTCCATACTTCAAAAAATTGGAGAAATTAGTCGGAGTTCCAGTTATAAATGTACACATATG GTTTGATAGGAAACTGAAGAACACTTATGATCATCTACTTTTCAGCAG AAGTCCACTTCTCAGTGTGTACGCGGATATGTCTGTAACTTGTAAG GAGTACTACAATCCAAATCAGTCCATGCTGGAACTGGTTTTTGCTCCTGCAGAAGAATGGATCTCACGAAGCAACGAAGAGATCATTGAAGCCACGATGAAGGAGCTCGCAAAACTCTTTCCAGATGAAATTTCTGCAGATCAGAGCAAAGCAAAAATATTGAAGTACCATGTTGTCAAAACTCCAAG GTCTGTTTATAAAACTATAGCTGGCTCTGAACTTTGCCGTCCCGTTCAAAGGTCACCAATAGAAGGATTCTATTTAGCCGGTGACTACACGAAGCAGAAATACTTAGCTTCTATGGAAGGTGCTGTCCTATCTGGAAAGCTTTGTGCTCAGGCCATTGTACAG GATTATGAATTGCTGGCCACGAGGGAACAGAGAAAGTTGGCTGAGGCAAGCGTTGTCTAG
- the LOC140840410 gene encoding small polypeptide DEVIL 22-like yields the protein MADQLKQKIKNKISNPRKSKSNHNFTRKCASLVREQRARIYILRRCATMLLCWYIQGDE from the coding sequence ATGGCCGATCAGTTGAAGCAAAAGATCAAGAATAAGATCTCCAATCCAAGAAAATCGAAGAGCAATCACAACTTCACAAGAAAATGCGCTTCTTTGGTTCGAGAGCAAAGAGCTCGCATCTACATCCTGCGACGTTGCGCCACCATGTTGCTATGCTGGTACATTCAAGGAGATGAATAA